The window TTATGCCTTATATGTTTTTACCATTAAAGCTTTTAattcatgtatatattaaaaataacttagagttattttctaaatatatagtttgcttttaaattttaataaataatattatactatatattttataataattaactCAGACTCATAatgaaaaacaatatttttaagtaaactctagaattattaatattatttttcttgatagaattaattctaatattagcacattaaaaaatactaagtcaaattgtaatatttcatttgatattgtatgcatacaattttatCTTACCTTTAagaatatgtataataatttataccCATGtagtttattaaataaacatatttgtGCGTATCCAATGCGtttatctattgttattactattattattgttactgctATATCACTGTATAATACAATGAGATAATTAATTCACTCTAGATGAATACTTTAATCCAATAAGTATTTTTCCttgttttattgttttaaagtataacattttagatcatattatttcgtaataccaatatatttaaattatatatttgtgaatttgtatatatacaataacctaaaaaaaatattattggttaaaattaattattacatactttttctgtatattttgcattaatatataattgtaaatatttccaaatttaacatatttcagtTTTTGCCACttatacaatattatatatatattagaacaataacgctattctatatataatattattaataattgttagaaaaattattagaacaaactataacattaaattttattaatatacttatgttttattgttttaactagtttaaatataatttatttataccttaaaatataaaatttacaaattaatagtgatttatctattattatatcttaTGATAAATCAATTGTGGCATATAAAGCaatttctattaatactaattaattttaatacatatataaagaaaatacaaaaatataatagtaactacaattacaacttcaaaaattatttatataagttCAATTTGTTAtgttactaaaaatgttagaagcataataatattttatagacaatgttatattgtcgaatctcgatcgatatccatgaatctatattttatgattatctattatatattggtatatgtttaattaatgcTAAAAACACATGGTAATccgaatatatattgtaatgtagatgaatattcaaaatgaatAATCTTATAATTCATACCCATCCCcatataatgttattattacagtttggttgtataatataatttaaattaaagtAATTGTAACACAAATTATAGgctttataaataaaattttcgtcaaataaagaaacatattttgatatatacaatttaatATAGTCCCCGATCAAGTTTTATataggcaattatgatatagcaCAATACGACTTCATACATAgccaatatctatattaatgtatacagtataaatattttactttaaCCATATTATGTCAGTATAAacactaaattatatatattataatttattaaaaaatgttatgcagcccctttcatattaatggctATGTTCCTTTGGGGGCTGTACATATTTGGACTTATTTTCGATATTAGACATACaggtataatatatatatttaataaccATTTGTagacaaataaatatgatcaaattataaacaaattcataaaaaaatacccTCAACCCAAAACATAGGTTCCATAGAACAAAACTATAACACATAGTACATAATCATGACCCAAAATACAGATTCCCTAAAACGCATCCTTGAACCTtttcatatacatatatatcatCATAATACTATTGATTCAATTAGATACTTGTAATATATCTATGAAATTGTTTATAGTATCAttctattaataaatttcaaAAGATGATATTTCgtcaaattttattttcattatataaaatataaacatatgtatataaaattatatgcatacaaataaaaaatactatGATTATAGCAAATGGATTAATCTTATTtcaattattaattattttcgAAACAATATTTCACAAATTCTATActataaataagtataaataacaaaaaaattcacataaatatatatgttagtggtttattcaaatatataatcaaaatacattacatttattttaataattacatAATGAAATTATAAACTTAAAATACGAACTCGTAGATGTATAAAATTCTAGCATAATTCATTTGTCTATAGGTATCACATGTCAAACATTATAGTTTAAGTGATAATTCGAAATAATTCTTTTGTTCGTTCTTTAGTTCGATATCACttgaatataattattatatgaagaTTATTtacttgtttttttttttaaaaggtATTTTTCTATTGGTTCTTTAGATTCTAATAAAATCTTAAAAAGGTTTGGATTGTTTTCACAAATGTTTTGCATATTTTGTTGCATCTGAAATATTTCCTTAGAAGTAGATTTATCGTTATTTGAATATAGTTTTTCGGATGTTTCTTTTAATTGTGGTACCTCCTTTAAATTTTCTTGTTTTTTTGGAATAAACTCAGGCTTAATTCCTTCCCTCCACAATGATCCCATAGGAAAATATCCATTGTTATTTGAATATAGTTCTTCGAAtgttttttgtaattttaatatatcctCTAAATGTTTTTGATCTTTTGGAATAAACTCACTCTCAACTGTTCCAATTCGAATTTTTACCGTAGGAAGAGATTCATTACTTGAATATATTACAACTATTTGATTATGTGGAAAAGTTAAGGGTACATCCCtaattatagtttttatttgtttattttgtttgttttttttacatataccAAAACAATTAAATTCTCTATCATCTGAATCATATTTAGGATTGATATTCTTTAATTGTGTTTCACGTTTATATTCTATATCGTTTTTTTTGTCACTTTTGTTTCCTACATCAGATACCTTAGATCGATAATACAAGGGAatatactaatatatatatgcgttAATATATACGTCACAACATGTAAATaatcaaattatataattttctatatattagtttatattttgttttgaaAACTTACTTTCTGTTCGGAGCAATGTACTGACACAGCCAAAAGGGCATACAAGGCAATACAAACTAAACTAAATATCcttttattcattttcttattaataaaaagtgTTTCCTCAAATCAGTGCgctttaaataatatataggttttattatttattagtttcctttttatctattattattgtaaaataataatactattatttgatattaaaatatatgtaagcaaactattttatatttatgaaatTATGTATTGCTTCTATTTTAAACATTcacaaatttataatattgcAAGTATAAGTTAACAAATTttaagttatatttttactttaatataaataataaaaataaataatataatttattttaaatgcataaaaatatgtataacaatttgttctaaatatataaaaatgtatatatttgttctgaacattttttgtttatttgaaccattatatttaatataacaaaattatttttaatacttaaaatataaatagatTAATGCAATAGTTTACATGGATATAtcatcatataaatatataataactgCTATCATCAGAGATATAACGTTCAATTGCTAAAATCTTTatatttagtttttttttcaaataacaaccaattttcgaaaaaattgcattattttaattatatacaaataagtTTATGTAACAAATTCAacctaaaatatattttttcatatttttatataaataagtctttaGTATAATTTAAAGGCtcatttaataatatgtttGATACTTTATaaaacttatatttttctattgtTTATCTACaagaaaattaatatatattaattatggcaataaaatattagatacatatatattgtaaatcaatatatgcaaacatatGCAAAATAATTAACAACAGTTGCTGTTTGCATCTAAATACTTTCTTCTTTGTTATACTTCTCAaatgtttaatattatttagtaatattctacattttatttaccccatttttgtaaaaatatattttttcataaattgctatgtaataattttatttataaatatatctatgAATATACAacatcaaatatattaaaataatataaaatattcaaatttttaaatgtaatTCAAAAAACAatcaattataatattaaaccacaaaaataatacatatagaaCCAATATATTGAACGAGATatcaatttatttttattccaaatcgaacaataaaatatacttAATGCTACtaacttttattttcatcatattcATTTAACCGATGTTAAGACACTTGTATTTAAACAATACAATATTTtgacttttataaataataattaaagacaaataaatattataattcagTTATAATAGAGAATTCCATGATatagaaaatttattttatgttttattataaaataagaaaCAAACTATTTACATGTaccatatatacataatactTCTTTATGTTAATAGACaaatttactatttattattctttaaATTCGACTTCAAATACatgttaattaaatttatcataCAAATAATcgctttttcttttataaacaaaaaaaataaattaataaatgataaaggATCGGCTTGCATAggtttgtatatatttgataATCCCATTTTTTCATCGTTCTTCCTTACTTCCCCTTCTTCTCTTCcagtttttcatattatacatcgtaattatttaaattggtGTTCTCTTCTAGGACTAAGTCGATTCCAATGTTTGATCAATTTACACATAAACCATTAATCacaaattaacaataaaatacaaaaagtaCATAGTTTAACATATTTAccattaatttatattaacacAAAATGCAAtccttataatttttcaaaatatattacaataTTCGTTCCTTTTCATAGtcatcttcattttcattttttcttacatattcagacttaatataaatattaaaatctCCAACTTAttctatacatatttttaataattagtttcctataaatatttaaaacaattccttaaactaataaatattatcaaattattaaaagttaaatacaatataatacttaactCTAACCTAAATATGGGTCCCACACATATAACcctgacccacaacataaaacaacataaaaattatgatcaaAATTACTtccaaatagacagtttcttaaaatatataaatcattactactattcctgaaatagtcacTCTCTTTGAATCATATATGAacgattcattttcttctttatattttttagcttttctcttaatttttgtttttgaaatcgtttccgaaatccaaataacgaatactaatataaaaatttaaaaaaatgtataatttatattcacaAATTAATCAACGCTgaatatattgtttaattgacttattatttaccttatatacaattcccaagaaaattgacactgcaacaaatataaatccAATTGAAATTAGtgtgttttttattattaatcttCGTGGATATGTTGGAAGGGATGGAAAATTATTGCATTTAACGCTATCATATTCCTTTTTAAAcctattataatcatttgataatgtagatAATAATTGATTATAGGGGCTTTCTTtaccattattataatcTTCATTAAGTTTATCATATTGTTCAACAAACTTTTTAGCTTTTTCTAAATAGCTGTTGCAATCTGGTTTTGTTTTATCAAATATGTTATACATATTACATAATGCATTAAATGCatgataaaatttagacatatcTTTAATACCAATACTCAtcaaattttgttttttatttataagatccttataacTATTATAAGCAATAATACcatttattttcttattaTACTTCGCACCATCCTTTATATAttgattataaaaatcatttagaTTGGTGATTCCCTCATGTGATTTTAGGCTTaatatataacttaaccatattataatgtactcaacaatattgatattattttttgaattaacATTAAACGCGTCAGAAGTTCCAAAGAGTTcatcaaacaaatataaacacgcagcattaattttatcgagatCACTACCACATATTTGATTATTACAATATTCTTTGAAATGCTGATTAGTTGTAAATCTATAATCCCTAGCATTCTGATCATATGTAAAATTCGTTCTTACATATACGAACTTTCCCcactaaaaaaacatttaaaaacaattattataaatgtgcattattaaaaattttattaaaataaagtttaatgatatttatatataatactataTCAAAAAGTGTAAAggaaaacatttttattaaaaaaaatgtatataccaTATATTCATTCATTATGATcagattttatttttggtttgtaaattgagtagaatcatgctattttatatatgatgcaCCAAATATGTAACGCAAACACTTTAACCCAATATATAACagctgtctgtagttaaatatattatatgtttttcaataattaaattaatatggaataataaaataatgttatactAAAGAAACGTTCTATTtgtgtatattataattaactaagttaccttaaatagagagttgcttaatacaatttttattaaatatatatgtaatgaattttatacaataaatactattcttactaacatctggtatatctttattataaaaatggatatccttctataaagaatttaaagtatttttgAACAtggaaaaggaatatatttatatcttatgttttGATGATTGTccttcaaaaaattaaatgccgtataaatctaaaaaaataaaaattatattattactataatccttaaaagtatataaatagtcatttttttaaatatattaaatatttacatacttgtttctaatacaataaaccacagttttattaaaattatagtattttcaaattaagttattttacttacatctatatgcaaattatataaatttatattgtttttaatgaatgtatataaattcataattcattttaacGAAttctataactttatttttattcctacatattccaatttataagtattctttatttagtaattttataatgttttgcatatttttccaCTGTTAAAgcgacaattagcactgaacccgtatttataagcttaaataagtttttatatgtaggtcgtttttaaaataatacttaggaaatgttaaatatataacaaataaataagtattgatgaaATCTAAGtgtaatagaaaactatgagTTATTACATTGTCCTTTTAgataggagagataagggacgTATGCTTTTCTAAGACAAGGATGTAGCCATATAAGATTTACCTATTCTACACAGTTTAattatttcttatattttctaccattaaagtttttaatttatgtataaattaaaaataacttagaattattacttttataaatatatagtttgcctttatattttataataaactatatttaatTCTATAATGTAAAACTATATTTTAAGGAaactatagaattattaatattattttgcttggTACTGGTAGTCTAATGTCATCACATTAAAGCatacttaaataaatgttataatatttcattttatattgtatacATACAATTTAATCTGATAACacctttaataatatacataatgaATTTATGTCCATAGAGTGTATCAAATGgatttaatgattttttcgtatttaatactttatctattgttattactattattattgttactgctACATCAATGTATAGTACAACGGAACAATTAGTGCACTAAATAAAAATCCTTTAAATCAATGTAGAATATTTCcgtattttattgttttaaagtatatattttagaaGGTATATCATATTGTAAAACactatatttaaattatagatttatattttgtaaatataataacctaataaaaatattattagttcaaattaattatttcataccttttctatatactttgcattaatatataattgtatatgtttcccaaatttaacatatttcaatattagtaattggtataatattatatatattagaacaatagcgatattctatatatcatattatttataattattagaacaaaatatgatatgaaaatttattaatatacttatattttattttttaacaattttaaaatataatatatttccaatttatttatacctcaaaactatGGAGTTTAAAATGTAATAGcgattaatctattattataccttatgataaataactTAACGTATATAAtgcaacttctattaatacaaaagaATAGTagctacaattaaaacttaaaaaatattgtatatatagttcaattttttatgtgtTACTAAACACGTTAGAACCATAATAATATCTATAAACAACGTTATATTGTCGATATATATCAACCTATATGTTATCactatctattatatattcctAATCTCCTTagttaacaataaaaatatacccaTCAACCTcaagatatattataatacaGAGGAATATTCAAAATCAATCATCTTATAATTCATACCCACCCTCACAtataatgctattattaCACTTAGATTCCCGTAATctaatttaaatcaaaataatagtgacacaaataataacttttactaaataaaatagttcatcaaacaaacaaatgcattgcatattataatgtggataattcaatataacccctgattaacaagttttatataatagacaatttcATATACTATAATATCATTTCATATATaaccaatatttatatatctaatatattattttaatcattttaATCTTTTTAAATCTATATTAACACGCaattctatatattatactttatcaAACAAATCTTATTacatatttcatattaatcacACTACCCCTTTTTTCGTTGTATATTTACAAATCATCTCCAGATTAAACATACAcaatcataaatatatttaattataaaaaatgtaattacAATATATCCGACCCCTAACTCAAAACGCAGATTCTAATTCAGTGAACGAAACAATAACCCATATACATAATCTTGGCccataaaaaattaacactCAGCCATTAAGAATATTAGAATTGAAAactaaattaattttatatatgcatatgtgtatatatttattgacTTTACAATGTtatgtttcattattttatttttacattttatttcatattttatttgtatcttTTTTAACTTTATAATACTATGTTTTGTTattaaaaggaaaattataatttctattaatttacaaaaaacaTAGCCATCAATATTAATACcaataaatcatttttataaaactaACAATTTtgctataaaaatattatttagtaaaatttgtaataaaagtgataaaaaaatcacaaatgtgtaattatcataatataaattttatcatactattattatgaagtaaaaaatattgttattatagtAGTATTAGTAATATAGAGAATTAACTGCATTTctcatattaaattaattatttaatataatatttatagtaCTATgatcttttatttattaacgTAAGTATATGTGTATTTCCATACGTAATGAACTGTTTTATAAACTTTAAATTTAGTTTaatcaattataaaaatataaaatttgtgtATTTATAATcctatatattaaaaatattatttatataattaaaatatctttatataattaaaattattcgtttttaaatattataatattaatgaagcTATgaatcataatatttttgatattcattatttatgaaagCTTCTGTTATTGATGTCGTTTTGTGGTTgaattatttgaataaaaaatatattaaacttataaatttgataaaatCATACATTTACCGTTTAAATAATAGtttttatactttattgGAGAAAATTAGTTGCTTCAATTTTAATATGTATGCTGTTTTTTGAgctaatttttatttaaaaaataccaatatatattttaatattttgtttgtaaacttcaaaaatgaataaattttatattcaaattgttttttttcttttaatcaTATTCTTATATGTGAATAATAAAGCTCTTGCAACTGAGGTTGCTCCAAGAAAAGATACAAAACccaaatcaaaaaaatatacaaaacctaaatcaaaaaaagatacaaaatccaaatcaaaaaaatcgTATCCTGCGTAAGAAAATactacaatatatatatatttcattatgaaaatattaaatgtgtACGTCTTttcaaaaatgttataaatacaataacATCATTTTTGtacacattaaaaatatgttcatttttagcAATGATAATACagaagaaatatatgaaaaaaacaagcACATGTTATATCCCGATATCATAGAAACTTTAAATGCGCGGAATTTTATGGGAAATGCTTTAATACAATTAGAACATCATGCCACTAGTAAAGCTcgttataaattattttgtagAAATTATGCTTACCATAtgcttttttataaaaaaaaatttcgaGGTCATacaaaaattgaaaaagtTGAATATGTAGTTTTTGATTTGAATAAGGTATCAATTAACGAACAACATTAAAAGTTATAAACcaaattgaaattaaaaaatgattataatttatatacatatatttctctttgcttccattagtataatgaaataataaacgAGTTATGGGATCCAGATAgtgacaattttttttatgtaggCTCGGTTAAaagtatacaaaaaataaataattagtcaatttatcatattattgttactatttattcGACATTTCGCgatttattattgttactatttattcACATTTCGTGATTTATTGTTGCCATTGTTATATGATACTATTTATTCTTTCCCATATCTTCAAActcatcatattttaattacatctatgcaattttataatatgttttttaggAAAAATTGTCCGTGTGTACAATCCAAATTTAGTAATGATACAACAACGTTCCAAAAAATGGCCGTGGTCTCGtcagaaatatttttatgctttaGCTGCAAAATATAAAGTAAGCAAAACTTTCCTCTTCTATTTCGttataaatcatattttttgtattattcaaatacacttttattaattttgtagataTCAGAAAACAAAACTATAATTGTCATGGCTTCAGGAAATATAATTGATCACAACAGTAAAAATACGAAATTCTTTCAAAACACAATAATAGACAATCCAAATTTATTCAAAGCTGACATCGATTCTGAAGATGATATTAGaaatggaaaattaaaaaaaatgtttgttAACTTAAATGGATACATTGttgaaaaagaaaaggactatatttatatcaccTATATCGAATCTATAAGaagtatacatattttaataatataataatttatttcaacaatttttaaaaaaatatggtttTAAAtgtgtacatatttataatttgcaaaaaatttaaacattttatatattcatctaTTTATCCTTTTTTTCTTAGAGGTATGAACATGGTTCCATTTaacaaaaatgtattattggAAAAGCTTTAGATTACTTTTCCACTCATAAATAAGCATATATTTTCCATCATCGTGATATTAgaagttttattttaataaaattatttatttccatACATAATGGTTGCTTTAAATTACCATCATAAAATTATCTTTTGATTTAAGAATATCTTTTTCtttgtatataatttgtttatcccttttaatattataatgcatctatatgtattcattttttgaataCTACAAATAGAATTGTTATGACTTTTGAAGATCTTTTATTTGTCATATTCCTTTAATAGTATCACCCTTTTTTGTTTACAAGCATGGACATCATCTATATGCTAAAATTTGGGGGAATATCCCATATATTTAAACGATTTTGTATTCCAAATACTATCATCACTTATTCTTTATTTGTAAGTGATATTTGATCTTAATGCCATTTATTGTAATGGAATTAATGAAGTAATCAGAATGATTCAATGCAAATGTTACGCTATACGTAataactttttatatttttatttgaaccATATTGCCAATGTATTTTATACACTATATATGaacattataataaactaacTAAAACAGTGTttgctttaaaaaaaattcatatatattcatagaaaaaataaaatataacataaatgtAAACAATATAAgataacattttattattttcctaCCATTGTGACATCACGTTGGAAAATTATactattaaataaaacataaatgtagaataaaaataaccagtttcgttaaataaaaatattcataaaatgaccatattatgatatatataattcaatataactcTGAACCCGAATCCTGAACCCGAGTTCTGAGTCCTGATCCTTGATCCATGAACCCTTaaaatcataatattttgggtgctttataatttgtatatgcTATTTTTCTCCCCTTGCAATGAgttcatttaaataatttccaatctaaataattatataaatttattttttatttttgattaagtattaattttttataaattccgTGCACATTCTTTTCCTTCTATTTCAAATCTACTTATATAACCTGGTTTTAcactttttaaaatattttacttatAAAATCCCAAAATGAATAAAGGATATATTAAGATTACTTTGGCACTTTTAAGTCTCGCAGGATATACGCAAAATGTAGCATTTGCAAGCGAACATGATGCAGATGTTACTATTAAGACCAGCCCCGCACGCCAAAAAACAATGTATGAAAATAtcgaaaaatatttacatataatataaatatccaTATTCGTCAAACCCCTCCATAatcattaaatattttaaatcccatttataaattcatttctttctctttttttaccCATTAAAATAATCTCACTTTCACCAATATTTCGAATCAAAGATTTGAGGAATTCCCAAACTTGGTATGTGAAGACATTGATGAAGCTTTATTAGCAATAGATCATATAATAGAAGCTTCAGaacttttaataaaactttcCAAGACTGGTATAGACGATTATTCGTCCTATTCTACAGAAAATGGAGACAAAACTATATATTCTAagaaaattggaaatatagatattggaAGACTTCATCTTACGATCCCATCTACCTCTAACGTATCAAATACCAAACaatatttaacatataaaaataacttcaaattaaataatcattattatatatatccatatttttttttcattagtaCTCTAACTTATTAAAGAAACTCTGGGATTTCAATGATAACAAAAAACCCGATGAAAAGTTTATTAAtggtacataaaaaataatcaatcAATTTAATATCTGCTTGTCACTATTTACGCATCTTTcaattttactattttttgtCTATTGTTTTCattcatattttgttatattcataatatttcatttatatcttcaaaataatcatttttttaggAAATCTTGTTCGTGTATACTGCAAATATTTAATCCTGCTTGAAAAACTTAACATAGATCCTAATTATACACCCctcacaaaaaaatatgctttAGCCGCAAAAGTTAAAGTAAGCAAATTTGTTTTccattattcatattattatacatattatacattaatttacacaatacatatattgtttttattcattttgtaGCATTCAAATGACACAGCTGTAATTGTATATTCTTCAAGGCCTCTAAATTATCTCGGTAAATTCGATGATGAACCTAATATGAAAGAAATATTAGAAAATACACAATCAATCGAAACTGACGTTGATCCTGAGGAAGCATTAACCAAATTTGGTACTAACATAGCCGGATttgtaattaaaaaagggGACAAAGATCAAGTTGATGTTACATATATCAACGCTGTAAGCAATatcagaaaataataattttttt is drawn from Plasmodium yoelii strain 17X genome assembly, chromosome: 2 and contains these coding sequences:
- a CDS encoding fam-c protein — translated: MNKRIFSLVCIALYALLAVSVHCSEQKVSDVGNKSDKKNDIEYKRETQLKNINPKYDSDDREFNCFGICKKNKQNKQIKTIIRDVPLTFPHNQIVVIYSSNESLPTVKIRIGTVESEFIPKDQKHLEDILKLQKTFEELYSNNNGYFPMGSLWREGIKPEFIPKKQENLKEVPQLKETSEKLYSNNDKSTSKEIFQMQQNMQNICENNPNLFKILLESKEPIEKYLLKKKTSK
- a CDS encoding PIR protein produces the protein MNEYMWGKFVYVRTNFTYDQNARDYRFTTNQHFKEYCNNQICGSDLDKINAACLYLFDELFGTSDAFNVNSKNNINIVEYIIIWLSYILSLKSHEGITNLNDFYNQYIKDGAKYNKKINGIIAYNSYKDLINKKQNLMSIGIKDMSKFYHAFNALCNMYNIFDKTKPDCNSYLEKAKKFVEQYDKLNEDYNNGKESPYNQLLSTLSNDYNRFKKEYDSVKCNNFPSLPTYPRRLIIKNTLISIGFIFVAVSIFLGIVYKYSLFGFRKRFQKQKLREKLKNIKKKMNRSYMIQRE
- a CDS encoding fam-a protein is translated as MNKFYIQIVFFLLIIFLYVNNKALATEVAPRKDTKPKSKKYTKPKSKKDTKSKSKKSYPANDNTEEIYEKNKHMLYPDIIETLNARNFMGNALIQLEHHATSKARYKLFCRNYAYHMLFYKKKFRGHTKIEKVEYVVFDLNKYNEIINELWDPDSDNFFYVGSVKRKIVRVYNPNLVMIQQRSKKWPWSRQKYFYALAAKYKISENKTIIVMASGNIIDHNSKNTKFFQNTIIDNPNLFKADIDSEDDIRNGKLKKMFVNLNGYIVEKEKDYIYITYIESIRSIHILII
- a CDS encoding fam-a protein — its product is MNKGYIKITLALLSLAGYTQNVAFASEHDADVTIKTSPARQKTIFEEFPNLVCEDIDEALLAIDHIIEASELLIKLSKTGIDDYSSYSTENGDKTIYSKKIGNIDIGRLHLTIPSTSNYSNLLKKLWDFNDNKKPDEKFINGNLVRVYCKYLILLEKLNIDPNYTPLTKKYALAAKVKHSNDTAVIVYSSRPLNYLGKFDDEPNMKEILENTQSIETDVDPEEALTKFGTNIAGFVIKKGDKDQVDVTYINAIYDGGNSTDFDNDKRERGIAYTNILSLAQRI